In Candidatus Promineifilum breve, one genomic interval encodes:
- a CDS encoding nucleotidyltransferase domain-containing protein encodes MDKQLAPILQQLRAGLEAMYGERLDRVLLYGSRARGDAAPESDVDVLVVLEGTVDPLTEIHRNSELVADLSLEYDLVISCVYMSANELAEGDDPFLRNVRRDALPV; translated from the coding sequence ATGGACAAACAGTTGGCTCCCATCCTGCAACAACTGCGCGCCGGGCTGGAGGCGATGTACGGCGAGCGGCTTGACCGGGTGCTGCTCTACGGCTCGCGGGCGCGGGGGGACGCGGCGCCGGAGTCGGATGTGGATGTGTTGGTGGTGCTGGAGGGTACGGTTGATCCGTTGACGGAAATTCACCGCAACAGTGAATTGGTGGCCGATCTGTCTTTAGAATACGATCTGGTCATCTCATGTGTTTACATGAGCGCCAATGAGCTTGCCGAAGGGGATGATCCGTTTCTGCGTAACGTTCGGCGCGATGCTTTGCCGGTATGA
- a CDS encoding HEPN domain-containing protein has translation MSLSIEIHLKGAADSLDAAELLLSKDFPGIAASRAYYAMFYLAEAFLLEQGQEYSKHAGVISAFGRDIAKNEKVPRIFHRYLIDGQTARLLADYRGEPITNEEAQMQIDRGREMLEFARQYFAGKRPDNE, from the coding sequence ATGAGCCTATCGATTGAGATCCATCTTAAGGGCGCGGCGGACAGCCTTGATGCGGCCGAGCTATTGTTGTCGAAGGATTTCCCCGGCATCGCCGCCTCCCGCGCCTATTATGCTATGTTTTATTTAGCCGAGGCATTCTTGCTTGAACAAGGCCAGGAATATTCCAAACATGCGGGCGTAATAAGCGCGTTCGGCCGCGACATTGCGAAAAACGAGAAAGTGCCAAGGATTTTTCACCGTTACCTGATCGACGGTCAAACGGCGCGATTACTGGCCGATTATCGGGGCGAGCCGATCACCAATGAAGAGGCGCAGATGCAGATCGACCGCGGCCGGGAAATGCTGGAATTTGCCCGGCAATACTTCGCCGGTAAACGACCCGACAACGAATAG
- the tyrS gene encoding tyrosine--tRNA ligase yields the protein MATTITDELRWRGLIYDKTEEIDDLVSRQKITLYNGFDPTGNSLHIGNLVPLMQLARWQRYGHTPIALAGGGTGMVGDPSGKSAERNLMTLEAIDDNVEHIKKQLASILDFEVKSNPARVVNNADWLRRLLLTDFLRDTGKHFTVNYMLAKDSVKSRMDRDDSGISYTEFSYMLLQAHDYLHLFDTQGCLLQTGGSDQWGNIVAGVELIRRSRGQKAHALVYPLLTRADGSKFGKTAEGTSVWLSPARTSPYRFYQYWFNADDADVITYLNFFTWLTQAEIAELHALLFEQPERREAQRRLAREVTRMVHGETALAKAESASQALFGGDVAGLDAADIEDIFAEVPSSEIDATALSDGGAPLVDLLVAGGLATSKADARRKIQGGGIYLNNERVTDQAQTAQLGQAIDGRFLILRQGRRQYHLVRIRS from the coding sequence ATGGCGACAACGATAACCGATGAACTCCGCTGGCGCGGCCTCATCTACGACAAGACGGAAGAGATAGACGACCTGGTGAGCCGCCAGAAGATCACCCTCTACAACGGCTTCGACCCCACGGGCAATTCGCTCCACATCGGCAACCTGGTGCCGCTGATGCAACTGGCCCGCTGGCAGCGCTACGGCCACACGCCCATCGCCCTAGCCGGCGGCGGCACGGGCATGGTCGGCGACCCCAGCGGCAAGAGCGCCGAGCGCAATCTGATGACGCTGGAAGCTATCGACGACAACGTGGAGCACATCAAGAAGCAACTGGCGAGCATCCTCGATTTCGAGGTCAAGAGCAACCCGGCCCGCGTCGTCAACAACGCCGACTGGCTGCGCCGCTTGCTGCTGACCGATTTCCTGCGCGACACCGGCAAGCACTTCACGGTCAACTACATGCTGGCCAAGGATTCGGTCAAATCGCGCATGGATCGCGACGACAGCGGCATCTCCTACACCGAGTTCAGCTACATGCTGCTCCAGGCCCACGACTACCTGCACCTGTTCGACACCCAGGGCTGCCTGCTGCAAACGGGCGGCAGCGACCAGTGGGGCAACATCGTGGCCGGCGTCGAGTTGATCCGCCGCTCGCGGGGGCAGAAGGCCCACGCGCTGGTCTACCCGCTGCTGACGCGAGCCGACGGCAGCAAATTCGGCAAGACGGCCGAGGGCACCAGCGTCTGGCTCAGCCCGGCGCGCACGTCCCCCTACCGCTTCTACCAATACTGGTTCAACGCCGACGACGCCGACGTGATCACCTACCTGAACTTTTTCACCTGGCTGACGCAGGCCGAGATCGCCGAGTTACACGCCCTGCTGTTCGAGCAGCCGGAGCGGCGCGAGGCCCAACGCCGGCTGGCCCGCGAGGTGACGCGCATGGTGCATGGCGAGACGGCGCTGGCCAAGGCCGAGAGTGCGTCGCAAGCCCTCTTCGGCGGCGACGTGGCCGGGCTGGACGCGGCCGACATCGAGGACATCTTCGCCGAAGTGCCGTCGAGCGAGATCGACGCAACGGCGCTGAGCGACGGCGGCGCGCCGCTGGTCGATCTGCTGGTGGCCGGCGGCCTGGCGACCTCGAAGGCCGACGCCCGGCGCAAGATTCAGGGCGGCGGCATCTACCTCAACAACGAGCGCGTGACCGACCAGGCCCAGACGGCGCAACTGGGGCAGGCCATTGACGGCCGCTTCCTCATCCTGCGGCAGGGGCGGCGGCAATATCACTTGGTGCGGATTAGGAGCTAG
- a CDS encoding SUMF1/EgtB/PvdO family nonheme iron enzyme, giving the protein MITDNAALRQFLMLFFNDDELEDFCLDYFADVAQEFTIGMTKSQKVRLLIGHGDRRGRREHLLAALAKERPDQYVAELGRAPAPAIAPSAVAARDPRRVFISHAHQDSATAHQLAADLIAAGRPVWIAPESVLPGEQWVEAIGRGLEMSGVFLLLLSPEAVASNWVRYETSLAIVLEKRGRMNLIPLDWQPCEPPLTWQGYHYLPFRNFGDGLTALLASLDGRALPVTPPRPRVEIVTPAPPLPSPPAPLPNRRIHAKTGIELIRIPAGPFIYGEGKEQKTIDLPEYWIGRAPVTNAEFTRFIQATGHKTTAEIEGIGYGWTGSKWEWIKDADWRHPRGPESSIQGKDEHPVVQVSWDDAKAFCDWAGLILPIEEQWEKAARGNDGHIWPWGNEPPTAEQCNFNMNVKDTTPVGRYSPRGDSPYACVDTAGNVWEWTESWYKGRSKRALRGGSWYNNAQLSRVAYRYSYNPFNRNNYVGFRVVELLSVPGS; this is encoded by the coding sequence ATGATCACCGATAACGCCGCCCTACGCCAGTTCCTAATGTTGTTCTTCAACGACGACGAGTTGGAGGACTTCTGCCTGGATTACTTTGCCGACGTGGCCCAGGAGTTCACCATCGGCATGACCAAGAGCCAAAAAGTACGCTTGCTGATCGGCCACGGCGACCGGCGCGGCCGGCGCGAACACCTGTTGGCGGCGCTGGCTAAGGAGCGACCTGACCAGTACGTGGCTGAACTCGGCCGCGCGCCGGCACCGGCCATCGCTCCATCCGCCGTGGCAGCCCGCGATCCGCGCCGGGTCTTCATCAGTCACGCCCATCAGGACTCGGCGACGGCTCACCAACTGGCGGCCGATTTGATTGCCGCTGGCCGCCCAGTGTGGATCGCCCCGGAGAGCGTCCTGCCGGGTGAGCAGTGGGTGGAGGCTATCGGTCGAGGATTAGAGATGAGCGGCGTTTTCCTCCTGTTGCTGTCGCCGGAGGCGGTGGCGTCGAACTGGGTGCGCTATGAGACCAGCCTGGCGATTGTACTGGAGAAGCGCGGCCGGATGAACCTCATCCCGTTGGATTGGCAACCGTGCGAACCGCCGCTCACCTGGCAGGGGTATCATTATTTGCCGTTCCGCAACTTCGGTGACGGGTTGACGGCGCTATTGGCCTCGCTGGACGGACGTGCTCTCCCTGTTACGCCTCCCCGCCCGCGCGTCGAGATTGTCACGCCTGCTCCCCCGCTCCCCAGCCCCCCTGCTCCTCTCCCCAACCGCCGTATCCACGCCAAGACCGGCATCGAACTCATCCGTATTCCCGCCGGGCCGTTCATCTATGGTGAGGGCAAAGAACAGAAAACTATCGACCTGCCGGAATACTGGATCGGCCGCGCGCCGGTGACCAATGCCGAATTTACCCGTTTCATTCAGGCGACTGGGCACAAGACGACGGCCGAGATTGAAGGAATAGGCTACGGCTGGACGGGTAGTAAATGGGAGTGGATCAAGGACGCCGATTGGCGACACCCCCGCGGGCCGGAGTCGTCAATTCAGGGTAAGGACGAGCATCCGGTAGTGCAGGTCAGTTGGGATGACGCCAAGGCCTTTTGCGACTGGGCAGGGCTGATCCTCCCGATCGAAGAGCAATGGGAGAAGGCGGCGCGGGGGAATGACGGGCACATTTGGCCGTGGGGGAACGAACCGCCGACCGCCGAACAATGTAACTTCAACATGAACGTCAAGGACACGACGCCGGTCGGCAGGTATTCGCCACGAGGGGATAGTCCCTACGCTTGCGTGGACACGGCCGGCAACGTCTGGGAGTGGACGGAATCTTGGTACAAGGGAAGATCGAAGCGAGCTTTGCGGGGCGGCTCGTGGTACAACAACGCTCAGCTCAGCCGCGTCGCGTACCGGTACAGCTACAACCCCTTCAACAGGAACAACTATGTCGGGTTCCGGGTGGTCGAACTTCTCTCCGTTCCTGGCTCCTGA
- the thpR gene encoding RNA 2',3'-cyclic phosphodiesterase: protein MSTIRAFIAIDLPADVKIALGQIAATLGDGLPRGAVRWVRPEQMHLTLTFLAETPVAKVPAIQSAMDTIAAQQQPFALALAGIGCFPNRRRPRVVWVGLAAAAGSGESAPLLALKAALDAALTPLGLPPEDKPFRAHLTLGRVKDEPAAQAVAWATPVPRLEVPVTAIHLIESQLRPDGSVHTVRHTSRF from the coding sequence ATGAGTACCATCCGCGCCTTCATCGCCATTGACTTGCCGGCCGATGTGAAAATCGCCCTCGGCCAAATCGCCGCGACGTTGGGCGACGGCCTGCCGCGCGGCGCGGTGCGCTGGGTGCGGCCGGAGCAGATGCACCTGACGCTAACCTTCCTGGCGGAGACGCCCGTGGCGAAGGTGCCGGCCATTCAAAGCGCGATGGACACCATCGCCGCCCAGCAACAGCCCTTCGCCCTGGCATTGGCTGGCATCGGCTGCTTCCCCAATCGCCGCCGGCCGCGCGTCGTCTGGGTCGGGCTGGCCGCCGCCGCCGGGAGTGGGGAGAGCGCGCCGCTATTGGCGCTCAAAGCGGCACTGGACGCAGCGCTGACCCCGCTCGGCTTGCCGCCCGAAGACAAACCGTTTCGCGCCCATCTGACCCTCGGCCGCGTCAAGGACGAGCCCGCCGCGCAAGCCGTCGCCTGGGCGACACCCGTGCCCCGCCTGGAAGTCCCAGTCACCGCCATCCACCTGATCGAAAGCCAACTACGACCGGATGGCTCGGTCCACACAGTTCGACACACAAGCAGGTTCTAG
- the bglX gene encoding beta-glucosidase BglX, with protein sequence MNNTTKSASAAPVASEAEITSRVEALLARMSLEEKIGQLAQVSGAEFMPGPKPETLIRQGRAGSVLWLNNTRRFNELQKVAVEESPSGIPLLFALDVIHGYRTIFPVPLAMAASWDPAVPEQAQAVAAKEARAAGLHWTFGPMLDIARDARWGRIVEGAGEDPYLGAAMAAAQVRGFQGDDLSDPERVAACAKHFAGYGASEGGRDYDPVYLSEAQLRNVYFPPFQAAIKAGVATFMSAYMDLNDVPASGNRWLLRDVLRGEWGFEGFLVSDALGIGNLVIQGHARDGRDAALRSLKAASNVDMASSTYLENLAGLVADGSLTVAEIEELVRPILALKVRMGLFERPYADENLLAEVVARPENRQTARLAAQRSMVLLRNEGGLLPLSKQQTNIAVIGPLADSMEATEGSWMVFGHQPNAVTVLQGIRAKLPEANIAYAPGPEIRRDVPHPFGEFDTSARKPNQTAEDGEAAFQTALATAQGADVVIMVLGENADMAGEFASRGSLDLPGRQEELLKAVTAMGKPVVLVLLNGRPLSINWAAENVPAILEAWEPGTEGGQAVADILFGEVNPGGKLPVCFPRSGSHAPLYYARTLTHLPESSPRYLSRYWDSPTTPLYPFGFGLSYTTFAISNLTLSASQIKVGQTVTVTVDVTNTGPVAGDEVVQLYIHQQWGSDSRPMRELKGFQRVALQPGETKAVPFSLGPDELRYWSTNANGWVQDAAAFDVWVGADSLATLHADLEVVQ encoded by the coding sequence ATGAACAACACAACGAAATCAGCCTCGGCCGCGCCCGTGGCCTCGGAAGCCGAAATCACCAGCCGGGTGGAGGCGCTTCTGGCACGAATGAGTCTCGAAGAAAAGATCGGCCAGTTGGCCCAGGTCAGCGGCGCGGAGTTCATGCCGGGGCCAAAACCCGAAACACTCATCCGCCAGGGCCGGGCCGGTTCGGTGCTGTGGCTGAATAACACCCGGCGCTTTAACGAACTGCAAAAGGTGGCCGTGGAAGAAAGCCCGTCGGGAATCCCCCTGCTTTTCGCGCTGGATGTCATCCACGGCTATCGGACGATCTTCCCCGTGCCGCTGGCGATGGCCGCCTCCTGGGACCCGGCGGTGCCCGAACAGGCCCAGGCCGTGGCCGCCAAAGAGGCCCGCGCCGCCGGGCTGCACTGGACGTTTGGCCCGATGCTCGACATCGCTCGCGATGCCCGCTGGGGGCGCATCGTCGAAGGCGCGGGCGAAGACCCCTACCTGGGCGCGGCCATGGCGGCGGCGCAAGTGCGCGGCTTCCAGGGGGATGATCTCTCCGACCCGGAGCGGGTTGCGGCCTGCGCCAAGCACTTCGCCGGCTACGGCGCGTCGGAAGGGGGGCGCGATTACGATCCGGTCTATCTGTCCGAAGCCCAACTGCGCAACGTCTATTTCCCGCCCTTCCAGGCGGCGATCAAGGCCGGTGTGGCGACCTTTATGAGCGCCTACATGGATTTGAATGACGTTCCGGCCAGTGGCAACCGCTGGCTGCTGCGCGATGTGCTGCGCGGCGAATGGGGCTTCGAGGGCTTTTTGGTGAGCGATGCGTTGGGTATCGGCAACCTGGTGATTCAGGGCCACGCCCGCGACGGACGGGACGCCGCGCTGCGCTCCTTGAAAGCCGCTTCGAATGTGGACATGGCTTCCTCGACCTACCTGGAGAATCTGGCCGGTTTGGTGGCCGACGGTTCGCTGACGGTGGCCGAGATCGAAGAGTTGGTGCGGCCGATTCTGGCCCTCAAGGTCCGGATGGGCTTGTTCGAGCGGCCCTACGCCGATGAGAACCTGTTGGCCGAGGTCGTGGCCCGGCCGGAAAACCGGCAGACCGCGCGACTGGCCGCGCAACGGTCGATGGTGCTGCTGCGCAACGAAGGCGGGCTGCTGCCCCTCTCCAAACAGCAGACCAACATCGCCGTCATCGGCCCGCTCGCCGACTCCATGGAGGCGACCGAGGGATCGTGGATGGTCTTCGGCCACCAGCCCAACGCCGTCACGGTTTTGCAGGGCATCCGCGCCAAGCTGCCGGAGGCCAACATCGCCTACGCGCCGGGGCCGGAGATTCGTCGGGATGTTCCCCATCCCTTCGGCGAATTCGACACGAGCGCGAGGAAGCCGAACCAGACGGCCGAAGATGGCGAGGCCGCCTTCCAGACCGCCCTGGCCACGGCGCAAGGCGCGGACGTGGTGATCATGGTATTGGGCGAAAACGCCGACATGGCCGGGGAATTCGCTTCGCGCGGCTCGCTCGATCTGCCCGGACGGCAGGAGGAGCTGCTGAAGGCCGTCACCGCGATGGGCAAGCCGGTGGTGTTGGTGTTGCTGAACGGCCGTCCGCTGAGCATCAATTGGGCGGCCGAGAACGTGCCGGCCATCCTGGAAGCGTGGGAGCCGGGAACCGAAGGCGGCCAGGCCGTCGCCGACATTCTCTTTGGCGAGGTGAACCCGGGCGGCAAGCTGCCGGTCTGCTTCCCGCGCAGTGGCAGCCATGCGCCGCTGTACTACGCCCGGACGCTGACCCACTTGCCGGAAAGCAGCCCGCGCTATCTCTCGCGCTACTGGGATAGCCCGACCACGCCGCTCTATCCGTTCGGCTTTGGCCTGAGCTATACCACCTTCGCGATCAGTAATCTCACCCTGTCGGCGTCCCAGATCAAGGTCGGCCAAACCGTCACCGTGACCGTGGACGTAACCAACACCGGGCCGGTGGCCGGGGACGAAGTGGTGCAACTCTACATCCACCAGCAATGGGGCAGCGATTCACGCCCCATGCGCGAGCTTAAAGGGTTCCAGCGCGTCGCCCTCCAGCCCGGCGAAACGAAAGCGGTTCCCTTCTCGCTCGGCCCGGACGAGCTTCGCTACTGGAGCACCAACGCCAATGGCTGGGTTCAGGATGCCGCCGCCTTCGACGTCTGGGTCGGCGCCGACTCGTTGGCGACACTGCACGCGGATTTAGAGGTGGTTCAATAG